The following proteins are encoded in a genomic region of Pseudorca crassidens isolate mPseCra1 chromosome 5, mPseCra1.hap1, whole genome shotgun sequence:
- the SPTSSB gene encoding serine palmitoyltransferase small subunit B, translated as MDFKRVKDYFSWLYYQYQIISCCAVLEPWERSMFNTILLTIFAMVVYTAYVFIPIHIRLAWEFFSKMCGYHSTISN; from the coding sequence ATGGATTTCAAACGTGTGAAGGACTATTTCTCCTGGCTCTACTATCAATACCAAATCATTAGCTGCTGTGCTGTCTTGGAGCCCTGGGAGCGATCCATGTTCAATACCATCTTACTAACCATTTTTGCTATGGTGGTATACACCGCCTATGTTTTTATCCCAATCCACATTCGCCTGGCTTGGGAATTTTTCTCCAAAATGTGTGGCTATCACAGTACAATTTCTAATTGA